TTGCTGTTTGTGGAAGATAGTCATGCACTTGAATAGCTGTGTCTTTGTTTTTCCAGTGCCTAAACAATATCTTCCTTACATGCCCATGATCTCCACCAGCAAAGAAGGCAAAGATTGAACGTTTGTTTGGGGGCTGGCCTAATCTTGGGATATCCAAATTTTCATTAAGTAAATGAACTTCAGGAAAGGAGACGTCTCTCACAAATTGGAAGCCTTCCGAAGTGTTGGCATTACATAGAACGTTTGGGGGCTCAGGGTCATTTGCTGAGACTTCTGGTGCCTGAAATGTCACATAAATGGAGGAATGTTAGTGAAATTGATTTACTATCACCGCAAGACTGTCACCAACTTTTATCTATAGAAagatttatactatatatataacttatagctACCTTAAAGTAAACGAAAAATAtcatgaataattatatttgaagacctttatatcatatatcatcCACATGACAtaagttgattttgaaaataaattttgaattttgaatcttacgaatcaaattatgttatcaCGTGGATATATAGGGTGTGATTATAGCACTACTCCCAATACATAGCTATCATACGTACATACGTACGTACCCAATCATGACAAGAAACCATAAAATGGTCAGCCCCGCTGCTTCTCTTCCAATATGTGtatttctttgatataatgtgAATGTAGTTGACAACGTTCTGTAGACGTTCGTGCGAATAATTGGTGCAAGGCCTGTAGATGTATTGGATGATATTGACAATGCTGACCGTGTAATGGACCCAATTTATTAACTAAGCTTGTGGAGGGAAAGAAGTAAGAAGATAAAGAAGATGATGTAAAGAATAAAGAAGgagagagattgagaaaaagagagaagatcGAGAGAGAGTTTCTGCATGAATAATATTCTATATTTCCTTCTTCATTGAATCTGTTTTTATAGTTACAGAATGTACAGTACGACATCGTTTTACAATTGTATTAAAACGCACGTTTCACTTATTCACTTATCAACTAAACAACGATGTCGCACTTACTAATTTTATTTGCATACAAACGACACTTGCAATAGACTGCTAACAGAATTAACTAACAACTTTATCCATCATTAAGTGACTTCATGCTTCTGTCTCTTCCATCATCTGAGTATTGCAGTCCATTACATACCCCTACCCTTTAGagcaccttgtccacaaggtgaGGATAATGTTGTTTTAACTGCCAGTATGGTTCCCAAGTGGCGTGGTCGAGATCAATTCCCTGCCAATGTACCCAAACTTCAACTAATGGTTGATTGTTATGCTTCTTGGTTCGCCTTTGTAAAATAGCTTGAGGCTCGGGTGCCAATTCTCCATAACTATCAACGGGAGGTAAGGTTGAGAGGGGAGACACATGCTATccaacttttttctttaaacaagAGACATGAAATACGGGATGTAGTTGAGATTGTGGTGGTAATTGTAATCTGTAAGCAACCTGGCCAATCTtttccaaaacttgaaaaagcCCATAAAATTTTGGAGATAGCTTCATATTCTTTCTGACTGCCAAAGACTTCTGTCTATATGGTTGGAAGTGTAAAAATACCCAATCCCCTACAACAAAGGATCTCTTAGTATGTCTCTTATCAAATTGagtcttcattctttcttgaacCAGCACCAAATTACTTCTTAGGGTGTCTAATATCTGTTCTTGGGTTCTTAAAATTTCTTCTACAGCTTCATTAGATGACAGGCTTGGGATATAGTCTTGCAGCTTGGTTGGTGGCACTCCATAAACATCCTCATATGGAGTGAGTTTAGTTGAGGAATGGAATGTggtgttataccaccattcagccAAGGGCAACCACTCAACCCAATGTCTTGGTTTGTCACCTGAAAAACACCTCAGAAAGTGTTCTAAACACTTACTGACAGCCTCAGTCTGACCATCACTCTGAGGATGGTATGCTGAAGAATATGACAAGTTCATAGCTTGGAGTTTGAAAAACTCTCTACAAAAAGAACTTGTAAATGTAGAACCTCTATCAGAGACAATACTTTTAGGCATTTCATGAagcctaaaaatattattcataaaaacaGAAGTTACCTTAGCTGCAGTAAAAGGATGCTTCAAGGCCAAGAAATGAGCATACTTGGATAATCGATCTACAATTACCATTATCACTGAGTATCCTTTAGAGGAAGGCAATCCTTCTATAAAATCCATGGAAATGTTTGTCCAGATTTGTTGAGGAATTGGTAAGGGTTGTAGCAACCTAGCTGGAAGGACATTCTCACTTTTGTTCCTTTGGCAGGTCTCACATTCCTTAATAAATCTTCTTATCTCAATTTTCATTCCTGGCCAATAAAAGTCACTTCTAGCTCGATGTAATGACTTGTGAAATCCTGAATGACCAGCATCAGGACTTGCATGGATGAAGTgcaagatttttaattttaactcagcACAATCAGGGATGTAAATCCTTCCCTTTCTGAATAAAACTCCTCCTTTCCAAGAATAAACAGCATTGGTGGAGGGAGTCTGCTGCAATTGAGGAAGTTGCTGCTGGACAACTTGGTCAGCCTCATAACCCTTCTTAGTTTCTTCTAACCAAACTGGATTGGGAACAATTATGGTGAGTAACACTGAGTCCCCTTCATTTGCAAGTCTCCTGGACAAAGCATCAGCAACCTTATTGTCCACACCTTTCTTGTACTCGACAGAAAAGTCATAACCAAGTAACTTTGACAGCCACTTTTGTTGAGCAAGGGTGCCAATCTTTTGTTCCAAGAAATACTTTAAACTGTGATGATCGGTCTTCACAATGAAAGAGCCTCCAAGCAAATAAAGTCTCCATTTCTTTACTACCAAAATTAATGCCAGGAATTCCTTTTCATAGGTTGACAGTAGTAGGTGTCTTCCTTTCAAGGCTTGACTTAAGAAAGCCAATGGCCTTTGCTCCTGCATTAATACAGCTCCTACACCACTAGCACACACATCACATTCAATTATAAATTGCTTAGAAAAATCAGGTAAGGATAAAACAGGAGGTTGTGTTATAACTTGCTTAAGGTGTTCAAAGGCAGTGGTTGCCTCAGCAGTCCACTTCAAGGCTTCATTTTTAACAAAGCAGTGAGTGGAGCAACTATGATGGCATAATGCTTGATGAATATTCTGTAGTATCTAGTCAAGCCAAGAAAACCTCTCAAGGCTTTCACAGTTTTTGGTATAGGCCATTATAACATTGAGTCCAGCTTTTTCTGATCTGCTCTAACCCTTTCCTTGGAAATGAGGTTCCCCAGATACTTGATCTCAGAATAGGCAAAGTGATACTTTGATTGCTTTGCATACAACTGATGGCTCTCCAAGGTATGCAAAAGAGAAGCTAAGTGGCCCAAATGAGACTGAAAATCTTGACTGTAAATCAGTATGTCATCAAAAAACACAAtgacaaattttctcaaaaatggcCTAAAGACATCATTCATGAGGCCTTGAAATGTGGAGGATGCATTAGTGAGTCCAAAGGGCATTGCAAGAAACTCATAATGACCCTCTTGTGTTCTAAAAGCTGTCTTTAAAATGTCTTCTTCCTTCATTCTGATCTGATGCCAGCCTAATCTAAGATCAATCTTAAAAAACACACTTGCTTCAAAAAAAACTCATCTAATAATTCATCCACCACTAGTATAGGGTACTTGTTTTTGACTGTTGCTTCATTGAGTACCATTTAGTCTATACACATGCGCCAAGAACCATCTCCTTTTCTTACCAAGAGTACAGGTGAAGAGAATGGAGATTGAATGGGCCTTATGACACCTGACTGCAGTAactttgtgactattttttcaatttcagtctTTTGATAAAAGGGATATCTATAGGGTCTTCCACACACTGGTGTTGTGCCTTGTTTTAGGATAATTTGATGGTCATGAGACCTTTGAGAGGGAAGGCCTTTAGGTTCATCAAAACCTTTTTGAATCTGTCCAGCAAGGTTAAGATGTCCTGAGGTATCTCAGTTGTCATCTCTTGAGACTGAATAGATGTGATTTGCAAAAATAGACCCTTATATTCTACTAAGGAGAGTGTAGCAATTTCAATGTCATCAACTAAATTGCTAGAAGTAGAAACTAAGCCCTTTAAATAAGTCAGGTTGCCTTATAAGTAAACTGCATGTGAAGCTtaccaaaatcccataaaatggGACCTAAAGACAGCAACCATTGGATCCGCAAAACTACATCACAGCCACCCAAGCCCAAAGTCAGCAACTCAGTTTCGAAGGTTGTGAACATGTAGAGCCACCCCCTCACATCTGCCCACACTATGGATCATGTCACCATTTGCAATCCTAACTGGCATAGGGACAGAATCTTGAATCAGCAAGCCAAATTTCTTTGCCACTATAGTATCCACAAAGTTGTGGGTACTACCAGGTTCTATCAAACTGGTGACCCTTCTCTTCTTTAACTGACCAAAAACCCTCATGGTTTTTAAGCTAGGTGTTTCCACCATAGCCTGCACAAAGATGGAGGCAATTGTGGCCATATCCTGCATATCTTTATAAGCTATGGTTAAAGGTTGGTCAGAATCTTCCTCTAGATCCAATGGTTCTAACTGAGACAAATCCATGCTCTCCAAGATATACAATCTTGGCTTAGAACATTTATGGCCTTGCTGCCATTTGTCATCACAAAAGAAGCAAAGCccatttttccttcaatcttGCATCTGAGTGTCTGATAACCTTTGATAGGAAAGTTTAGGGGCAAACTGCACCTTGGATGGAGGAGGCCCCAAAATTGAAAGAGTCTGAGTTGGCCTATGTGACTGAATTGCTGAGTCAAACAAATTGTTTCGCCATGGTTTTCTTGTACTCACAACATATTGCTCCTGAATCTTGGCAAGCCCAAAGGCAtcatttaaacttttgggacttAACATCCTCACAGGCAACCTTACTTCATCCTTTAAGCCATTTAAAAAGTAGCTCAATTGATTCTTTTCAAAAATGCCTCTCACTCTATTTGAGACTAACTCAAATTCTGTTTTGTAAGCTGTGACAGATCCCACTTGCTTCAACCTTGTAAGAgattccattggatcatcataagGAGATGAGCCAAACCTTACTTGAATTACTTGGGTCAGATCCTCCTAAGAATGAAAAACTTCTGCTTCACTGGCATCTTGAAACCATACTAATGCTTCATCATCCATATAGAAGGAGGCAATAAAGATCCTTTGCCCTGGTGGCACTTGGTGGTATAGGAATTATTGATTAGCCCTATACACCCAAGCCGAAGGATCCTTACCAAAAAATCTTGGAAACTCAATCTTGATGCCCCTTAAAATGGTTCTATCAACTAGTTCTTGAAAGTGTGCCTCATCCCCACTGCCATGTGTGTCATGGTTCCTAACAAAATTTGGCATGCCATTCACATTCCTCGCAACCTCCTCATGACCCATTGAACCATTGAGGGAAATTTTGGAAATCTGTTGCAAAATTTCTGTGAACCATTTATCTTGGTTCTCTCGATCAAGTCTTGTCGTTTCTTACTGTTGAACCAAGACAGCAATGGTGTCCTCGATTTGTTTTTGTTGACGATTATGCTGCTGCCTAAGCTGATTCAATGAATCAACCACTTGAGCGTAAGAACGTGTGCCTTCTGTCatggctctagataccaatGCAATGGACCCAATTTATCAACTAAGCTTGTGGAGGGAAAGAAGTAAGAAGATAAAGAAGATGATGGAAAGAATAAGGAAGAAGgagagagattgagaaaaaaagagaagatcGAGAGATAGTTTCTGcatgaataatattatgtatttccTTCTTCATTGAATCTGTTTTTATAGTTACAAAATGTACAGCACGACATCGTTTTACAATTGTATTAAAATGCACGTTTCACTTATTCACTTATCAACTAAACGACCATGTCGCACTTACTACTTCTATTTGCATACAAACAACACTTGCAATAGACTGCTAACAGAATTAACTAACAACTTTATCCATCATTAAGTGTCTTCATGCTTCTGTCTCTTCCATCATCTGAGTATTGCAGTCCTTTACAGACCGAAAGAAAAAAAGCAGTGGCCTCTTCAGGCTCCCTTGctataaataaactttttccACTTTCCAATTCATCGATGAAATGACCTTCAATTGAGTATATGTCCTTCATTGACCCGTAGTGAAGAATGGGTGGCTTTCCTTCCTTGTATGCCCAAACCCTAAATCTCTTCACCATCTCTTTGTGGCTCCTGATCATCATCAAATACATGATCAAACAACTACAATATTGCTTATAGGTTTGtcatttttgaaaatgatttatacaatcTCAAAATATGCAAGACAATACATCTATAACTCAcgttacaaaatttatattttgatagggattttttttttaaaaaaaaaaaatctatgtgggacttaggtgcggtttggatagtgagatgaaatgagatgattttagatgaaagttgaaagttaaataaaatattgttagaatattaattttttaatattattattgttttgagatttgagaaagttgaattgtttattatattttatgtgaaaatttagaaaaagttgtaataatgagatgagatgagatgaaacactttcactatccaaacgggctTACAAATCctcgttttgtttttttttcaataaaaggCTTACTGATAAAATGCACCGGGGTTGCGGTAGACTACTCCGGAGGGGACAAAATCGTCGCCGTCTTCGAGTGTCGTTGCTGAGAGATTTAGCTTCGAAGCTGCTCTACGAATCGAATATCGTGCTCATGCAAGTCCTTGTTCGAGCTTTTGCCCTCTGCTTAGTTTCACCTTCTTTCTCTGCATTATAGAGTACTAGAATAATTAAACATGACCACGATATTATAAAACGCATAAATTGAATGagcaaattattcaaataaaaagcCAATTAACATACAAATGAAGGGGATTCGAAGTGTTATGTAACGCCCCATTCCCGTAGGTTAGGAGTGTCAAgtgtttttcacaaaataaatttggcaagagatctcatatttcataaataaaagtagaattgattttatagaaaaatgtctaataaaatgtctaagaaaaagtcttccaaaagtATTAAATGAAtaacttaataaaatttaatgacataaaatagattttattctagaaagtctgaaacaactaaaatgagtcgaaaacttagtaagaaatttatcacaacgtaaacataataaacagaaggttttttataaaagttttcatgctaagagtttaaaattcatgactgtgcatactgatgtttatgctatgcatgactgatttatctgaatttaCTGACTGATATGATTAACTGACTGAGTAAACTAGCCAATacacttaaccatgtgtgcaaggttgtgccccggccccacgtcccgctgcagcaaggggagccgctgatagtattatggcatactatggtagaccacgcttgagttcgtggcttgcacatccaccctgatcTGAACTGCAttagtaccatgcatctgaatggccatataattaattgatcTTATCtaatcttgcacttgaacttaagatagcttacgtgtcttatacacagaAGATGCTTGACATAAtgcatacataattataatttctgaatttgaacatgatgcgtaatgacatgatcgtatcctatgttggatgacatgtttgcatatgacatgagtggttcataaataatggttgtcaatgaactggcttgaataatactcaTATATAAGctaaactgtgatgatcctaatttatgatcaaattacttacctcgttgtgcttcttcttgaatTTCACTTCATAGCTCGTCACCTATATGCAatattaactatcactaaatttgtctaggaacaacatgtactaatatcctacttaattaaattcatagtCCAAAAGATATTCAAATAAATCTTTATTTAACACCATAATCGATAAAtcctgatattttaaattacttaaatactaataacatattataatttagtagaatacttgggctattttaaaataagtcataaaaatctcaattcttaaaataagtttcctttcttaacataattattcaatcttataagaaatctaataaatatcatttaaatattcttaacatatttcttaatttttctatttaaaatataacataataattttattaaaaaaaaaatccaattaaatagacaaaggaaatattaactaaaatattaggcttaaagtatatttcaaattctttaaacactttcttataaaaataagtctatgactaatatatttatttaagtaaaaactttgACTTAATAATCAGCCCACAAAAAGGTAAGTCCAATTTAAAATTACTCCAAAAGGTTTCTTCAAGAGAATTACGCAACAATGATTTAAAgggcataaaaataattatggtaTTAGTGGAGAGGCTTTTTTAGaaagtccaaaaataaaacacacatAAAGGGAAACGACTTGCAGCAAGACTTTGTCAAACTTGTAGTTGCATATACTTTCCagtaaactaaaaataaaagctGAAAGGCATGAGCAAAGGAACAAAATATTTGCTGGAGAAGAAAAAGCCATGCGAGAGAAACAGAGAGCTCGGGGGAGAGAGATGTGGCTTACGGCAGAGCTTTCCGAGAGGGAGGAGATGATGTGTGGCAGCTCTAGGTGGCTGGAGGTGGTTGGCACACGACTGTTTCTCTGGGCA
Above is a genomic segment from Juglans microcarpa x Juglans regia isolate MS1-56 chromosome 1D, Jm3101_v1.0, whole genome shotgun sequence containing:
- the LOC121237136 gene encoding LOW QUALITY PROTEIN: probable glycosyltransferase At5g11130 (The sequence of the model RefSeq protein was modified relative to this genomic sequence to represent the inferred CDS: deleted 1 base in 1 codon) — protein: MVKRFRVWAYKEGKPPILHYGSMKDIYSIEGHFIDELESGKSLFIAREPEEATAFFLSLSIVNIIQYIYRPCTNYSHERLQNVVNYIHIISKKYTYWKRSSGADHFMVSCHDWAPEVSANDPEPPNVLCNANTSEGFQFVRDVSFPEVHLLNENLDIPRLGQPPNKRSIFAFFAGGDHGHVRKILFRHWKNKDTAIQVHDYLPQTANYSELMGESKFCLCPRVVESIHAGCVPVIISDNYVLPFSDVLDWSRFSVHIPIAKIPEIKKVLQAISEEEYLAKQKHVIEVQRHFVLNRPAKPYDLMHMVLHSVWRRRLNIRLPL